In the genome of Coregonus clupeaformis isolate EN_2021a chromosome 11, ASM2061545v1, whole genome shotgun sequence, one region contains:
- the stard9 gene encoding stAR-related lipid transfer protein 9 produces MANVKVAIRVRPLNAREGVDGGKLAVQVEDKLVRIKNTKLDGRQDGHGDSREKVLEFGFDYCYWSVAPEEPHYASQEEVFQDLGVSVLAGASEGYNVCLFAYGQTGTGKTYTMMGTQDSMGLTPRICQGLFRSDDTFPEGQNSSRIEISFLEIYNERVRDLLRGREQKKKASLRVREHPEKGPYVQDLSQHVVSDYKQAVDLLEEGIANRITAATHIHDASSRSHAIFTIQYTQAILENNLPSEIVSKINLVDLAGSERADPHYCRDRLTEGSNINKSLVTLGIVISALAQNSQMSSSCQSINSVASEGDAGSTMGSHTSSLSGGGGGGGGGGRRHCFIPYRDSVLTWLLKDSLGGNSKTIMIATVSPSCRSYNETLSTLRYAAHARNIVNKPHVNEDASVRLIRELREEIDRLKSMLLSFEMQRNPSPSLSDERDGSLSDMVFQNELKVDQLTKDWSESWRDKKELLEQYSVDINRDRAGFLIHSLLPHLITLDRDVLSTGVTFYHLREGVTRIGPQDKLVEPQIVLQGGATCEIENQSGVVTLRPLTGSVCMVNDREVTEPCRLAQGSVVTIGGVHKFRFNHPAEAAVLRERRRASEGALNCSYSDLRSLTSDPRVGGEVVPGQTGYCVAEGEDPARKQRCVEDQVKDVEEQRGYVECLRQEIQTEQRRAERDLESEQALLRQQHIDIQQWILQEKQRLAAITLKERGTQEFGVQTDPIPAPILDSLLTEGSEGSEECCGQTLAPLSKVVLNRKKVVQEELLRHHALWRAESRVRRKRLHYQLERIARKRHLLEAKRELQRLEKALPPGLESPASPELGSSSSSRGHHPVLRRHSFSSDLLSRLYPQHTPIFSHFLKRNRPSELTFGSINSRQWVSDECLPRERTRSRSNTFSSGTGTSSQEQGWRSRASSSENLKPPVKDEEEALAQPPCRERPERKPLLPKRGLEFKFKNNQNPSQSQNGGTLQSSSNVIVKGSTVTVYKSSSQTQRAPCKAVKSLPRGGSKGLETIRKVLSHSVGPGIKTALARVFRKPPSGLSRGTKPTGKTASRFHWIQNRGVEEAKMSRKKCTMKTTVSCEDLDQKTPSHDCRQRQRRWHSAETLINQTTILRWVERPQGLAGWEEYDSEEEKEGDHSSDCDSLFSMDSLSSAYATALAEQLKQEEAIQSEAESEDSQMSKDSLAMESRRKHVASRPAQRLTGVVPSHSVVRGFLNPSIGKTVIMASEIQPTGEGIEDIGKPNEMPAEAYWSHHGGPKTGVNGATGATRESRYQKQSAKEPRCRDTVSKLSEELGHVHTMLTSSPRSLSSCSVREPESLLALTDAWSSTDAADSPRIPRDSAVLRRRTVFSHGALDSSSCPSPISADLSDCLSVFGSTGSHSSASTDGTEGEHVTVEEQRLGVSEGTTDTLNFHNSQLLQTLAPRVMIPLIQESVCCEYYFETQSVSTEGLLKVAIDDPGFRNNQSSAVSSELPSHRSTCAPTIDHKTQCIPSTLEAAMFHGHQMQQVTLPKTEGNMLNETSDIESAPKNPSGDNELFNVDGDMEEVRDEEFCEASNTKDISIQSEFKLLQKLGAKVTEQNCVSPEQESFKVSCTNSRKRNKGLQDSFIGSLKIPKRSNGGNFFTFSTVKNSQEVIWPDDNNNTSELKDKQTSFADKLNLGCNEGNFKRDTSALVAMSVSVHISQENLSPCDHKTIDTDSQKGTPLGENAVIVKIREVNQGEEIEVQRQGEKLISDSKRRYVENGRWGPHHGDNNCSPIDQRISEVVKEHMRMSVIDGDEENSNSELESQNSQSLNALPTSNPNKCDSRKDVQAVNNHLVNVPLRSIKPVSCSTSEKSLICFEKLKMDNMTDIENLNHGKVLRHSTSLILISMNQPSFMTKENDSDSTTKIPSESELSQTIQKKVREVQLKHGITDVDKGQDASGCSVITPNDQASVNSGAALFTVKSHEIKLSLALNNQGQPEYINNPVLLPMGHSSGSTFTSTVPKECLVSQGKRFERDVPFPHMGNIKKQTGPEKYHPHLTCLGDNDKQTVNQAGSPQQTLKPSALQPLQNCPGTMSSVTTPPNKAFAHARDIIMDSEVQGKNKNHCKLISSTGAGGQLYLKDRHRHAAAYSLSNKGRLQRTPENIEKHHNSQILSNNPQSVDAIKTVTVSLHRDNLCESQKLEEKDRNHTEVRKEFQRDTPYATNLSQELPQSKCSSETQVDTFHNTCVTVNPDPKNKHPSVKHNKCHVEKWLKAQCNVRNFASDNTKDCQMAKNEEGSMTDKPLTKSPVTLFDVPSEMNSIGSSTSQRTQGSSDANMKILRDICGDIMSRKGNTKTSNCRQPHQFSGSSVVHCKKGKSKRFRRSKVQAPPSSSSDSKLKSSSDEEQKITHRLHRSRSSSTRMKSESPTNGKLEVSQCNGAAIPPVKRQSPQSKDNHTMEACTVRTTGEYDEKAGVGINLGQKEHSLNGQSVHALAMEKRTNREKIMSSSIKETEMSHYTPRPQDSPMHFASSDVNPFVHQWQEEEPNQRCYKNQVFGSAADISCKSPMLDSTDKRITRCCSVDNGLNLQNCPFNSHLSTYANNKGLSSTLSSMEEDLKDQTSPKAHLKGHTNQASSIDDHNQPLIRTMSCNSSSCNDVSGDPGNSSGQVDEIMLVYSSERESQCNGFQSPETHTTCDHSTQTTMTQETMTQTTINHSDLQRRNNHHRRSSTQVPVSQKNTEASRKTTTWASLQNMSEHLSQLIHNTSDLLGNVQGMRSGDSLKHSPIRNVKSSSHLYSSKDWTKIDCSTQTAVDIGIQTERTPSTERSKAHEVNVIVKVIGSEVLNVSQEKELPLQHQLKNRPDDRIQSMPDLRLNGSTVNKRYILEPQSVPHKVPSLETVVQRHSHSKPAVHCRSNEDCKPERVNFSKSLGVSEVCNNLSEILRPDSHNVLRRSDPGIGCKKQVSSTDRACSPILTVGPRTGSNQSSRKSLQSLKEQQKFEMQNRSKEHISDRKDCQSTPCLNFSEHKTCISFTKNDKISGHDSLYLSGKPCNVSTTKSTGSISLENVSALSHSSPKGSDGRSESLSSSIDKYIHNETRIVSHEEERAMSTWHKTSQSPRWSLPSVLSSNGVTIPNHTSLTFRQTGVSKQEEKSISTFGDQLSHRRHSIDYHHCRPSEGPVDCFSGTYEHSPLSDNTIQVQEDDMVSLAPSECNTDVLVNINPVTHTSNFQHSPQQRDRQCLPEDLPVHNKFTNWSGISQHPSDRGQISSSMKPAIYLPTGHKAQRNQPEWSSLSPESMFQKDRKTREIERLRKEREQVMSTVQLNMNPHQLTVELTEAKLHYGLGETDMLLKILTSGETKEEEPSAVPTKQQLYDRHRRSINGLRQERDARLQTCRRARSLSPSKHNYPHSPPQSQSPSHLRSPPQKAISSSRISTLPSQRREYLQQLRQEEVEGSRIPDPPRGEGHYPSEIEQLLRDYGRAREEARTEIARARERLRERTEQEKRRLQQQALSQVVKDDLRYRTRVSNSTLCTGSSLSLSSGPTSGYNSGNTAQLRDGSRPSLTLQVTGLPDDGINVLKVRSRPPICGSQSVKTQRAWLSAQDVRLEPGVSGSDPLMSFSPSSPTSLRQCTASFGSASSISTAYQDLTSCLLGQAMAEVRLAAAGDMGNLVMGKAAAGWSYQGIERGVQAFYKPSSSPSVHSFLGVVELERPMASLWSMVRDHSKTHLYHKAVHSARTRPLDDSTQLVYLLTDPSSCHLKQPRDFCCISTQSRQDDLCVLAMQSVFEESLPRPSVEAIRGEMLPSAWVLQPITRHGREVVRVIYLLQADLGTPSFPQKLLGTVARRQAAVLAELDSLFSL; encoded by the exons GTATTCCAGGACCTGGGAGTGTCAGTGCTGGCCGGGGCGTCAGAGGGCTACAACGTCTGTCTGTTTGCCTATGGGCAGACTGGCACTGGCAAGACCTACACCATGATGGGCACACAG GACTCCATGGGCCTGACCCCCAGGATTTGTCAG GGCCTGTTCAGATCTGATGACACCTTCCCTGAAGGACAAAACTCCAGCAGGATTGAAATCAG CTTTCTGGAGATCTACAATGAGCGTGTTCGTGACCTGCTGCGAGGCAGAGAGCAGAAGAAGAAAGCCTCTCTACGGGTTAGGGAGCACCCTGAGAAGGGACCCTACGTACAAG ACCTGTCCCAGCACGTAGTGTCTGACTACAAGCAGGCGGTGGACCTGTTGGAGGAGGGCATCGCCAACCGCATCACTGCGGCAACACACATCCACGATGCCAGCAGCAGATCCCATGCCATCTTCACCATCCAGTACACCCAG GCTATTCTGGAGAATAACCTTCCCTCAGAGATCGTCAGCAAGATCAACCTGGTGGACCTGGCTGGCAG TGAGAGAGCAGACCCCCACTACTGCAGAGACAGACTCACTGAGGGATCCAACATCAACAAATCCCTGGTGACCCTGGGTATCGTCATCTCTGCTCTGG CCCAGAACTCCCAGATGTCCAGTAGTTGTCAGAGTATCAATAGCGTGGCCAGTGAGGGTGATGCGGGCAGCACTATGGGCAGCCACACCAGCTCTCTGTCtgggggaggtggtggtggaggaggaggagggagaagacacTGCTTCATCCCCTACAGGGACTCTGTCCTCACATGGCTCCTCAAAGACAGCCTGGGAGGAAACTCCAAGACCATCATGATCGCCA CCGTGTCCCCTTCCTGCAGAAGCTACAACGAGACTCTCAGCACCCTGCGCTATGCTGCTCACGCCAGGAACATCGTCAACAAGCCACACGTCAACGAG GATGCCAGTGTGAGGTTAATCAGAGAGCTACGTGAGGAGATAGACAGGCTGAAGAGTATGCTGCTCAGCTTCGAGATG CAGCGGAATCCCAGCCCTTCTCTGAGTGATGAGAGAGACGGCAGTCTGTCTGACATGGTGTTCCAGAACGAGCTAAAG GTGGATCAGCTGACAAAGGACTGGTCAGAGAGCTGGCGGGACAAGAAGGAGCtgttggaacagtacagtgtggatATCAACAGAGACCGGGCTGGGTTCCTCATCCACTCCCTGTTACCACACCTTATTACACTGGACCGGGACGTACTCAGCACCGGGGTCACCTTCTATCACCTcagg GAGGGGGTAACCAGGATTGGACCTCAGGACAAACTGGTAGAACCACAAATAG TCCTCCAGGGCGGCGCCACCTGTGAGATAGAAAACCAGTCTGGGGTGGTCACCCTGAGGCCGCTGACAGGGAGTGTTTGCATGGTCAACGACAGGGAGGTGACGGAGCCCTGCAGACTGGCACAAG GGTCAGTGGTCACTATTGGAGGTGTTCACAAGTTCCGATTCAACCACCCGGCAGAGGCTGCAGTCCTAAGGGAACGCAGACGG GCCAGTGAGGGTGCACTGAACTGCAGCTACAGTGACCTTCGATCCTTAACCTCTGAccccag GGTTGGAGGAGAGGTGGTCCCGGGACAGACAGGGTACTGTGTGGCTGAAGGAGAGGATCCAGCCAGGAAGCAGCGGTGTGTAGAGGACCAGGTGAAGGACGTGGAGGAGCAGAGGGGGTACGTGGAGTGTCTACGCCAGGAGATCCAGACTGAACAGAGACGGGCTGAGAGAGATCTGGAGAGCGAACAGGCCCTTCTGAGACAACAACACATTGACA TCCAGCAGTGGATCCTGCAGGAGAAGCAGCGTCTGGCAGCTATAACGTTAAAGGAAAGAGGAACTCAGGAGTTTGGTGTACAGACTGATCCTATACCAGCTCCCATCCTAGACAGCCTGCTAACGGAAGGTTCGGAAGGTTCTGAGGAATGCTGTGGTCAAACATTGGCCCCTCTCTCTAAAGTTGTTCTAAACAGGAAGAAGGTTGTTCAGGAGGAGCTGTTACGTCATCACGCCTTGTGGCGCGCAGAGAGCCGAGTTCGACGCAAAAGACTTCACTACCAGCTGGAGAGGATCGCTCGCAAGCGCCATCTACTAGAGGCTAAGAGGGAACTGCAGCGGCTGGAGAAGGCCCTGCCACCAGGTCTAGAGAGCCCTGCTTCCCCTGAACTAGGGTCCTCCTCAAGTTCCAGAGGACATCACCCTGTCTTGCGCAGGCATTCTTTCTCATCAGACCTTCTGTCCCGATTGTACCCCCAACACACCCCAATCTTCAG CCACTTCCTGAAGAGAAACAGACCGTCTGAACTGACATTTGGATCCATCAACTCAAGACAGTGGGTGTCTGATGAATGTCTTCCACGCGAAAGGACGAGGAGTCGCTCCAACACATTCTCCTCGGGAACAGGAACCAGTAGTCAGGAGCAGGGGTGGAGGAGCAGAGCCAGTTCCTCTGAGAACCTTAAGCCGCCTGTGAAGGACGAGGAGGAGGCTCTAGCTCAGCCACCATGTCGTGAAAGACCAGAGAGGAAACCACTGCTTCCAAAACGTGGGCTTGAATTTAAATTCAAGAACAATCAGAACCCATCACAATCACAAAATGGTGGGACTTTACAGTCAAGCAGTAATGTCATCGTGAAGGGATCAACAGTTACAGTATACAAATCCAGCAGTCAGACTCAGAGAGCTCCATGTAAGGCAGTGAAGAGCCTTCCCCGTGGAGGAAGCAAGGGCTTGGAGACCATCCGGAAGGTGTTATCACACTCAGTCGGCCCTGGAATAAAGACAGCGTTGGCTAGGGTGTTTAGAAAGCCACCATCAGGACTGAGTAGAGGGACCAAGCCCACTGGTAAAACAGCAAGCCGATTTCACTGGATACAAAACCGAGGTGTAGAAGAAGCCAAGATGAGCAGGAAGAAATGCACGATGAAAACAACTGTCTCATGTGAGGATCTTGATCAGAAGACTCCTTCACATGATTGTAGGCAGAGACAAAGACGGTGGCACAGTGCAGAGACTCTGATAAACCAGACTACCATCCTAAGGTGGGTAGAGAGACCGCAGGGACTGGCAGGATGGGAGGAGTATGACAgtgaggaggaaaaggagggtgACCACTCCTCAGACTGTGACAGCTTGTTCTCAATGGACTCCCTGTCCTCGGCCTATGCCACAGCTTTGGCAGAGCAGCTGAAGCAGGAGGAGGCTATCCAGAGCGAAGCAGAGAGCGAAGACAGTCAAATGTCAAAGGACTCACTGGCTATGGAGAGCAGAAGGAAACATGTTGCATCTAGGCCGGCACAGAGATTGACTGGGGTAGTACCCAGTCACTCAGTGGTGAGGGGTTTTCTCAATCCCTCGATTGGAAAGACTGTGATCATGGCCTCAGAGATTCAGCCAACTGGAGAGGGAATAGAAGACATTGGAAAACCGAATGAAATGCCAGCAGAGGCTTACTGGAGCCATCATGGCGGTCCTAAAACAGGAGTTAATGGAGCAACCGGAGCGACAAGAGAATCACGGTACCAGAAGCAGTCAGCAAAAGAACCCCGGTGTAGAGACACTGTATCAAAGTTGAGTGAAGAGCTTGGGCACGTCCACACTATGTTGACCAGCAGTCCTCGCTCTCTGAGTAGCTGTAGTGTGAGGGAGCCAGAGAGTTTGCTAGCGCTTACAGACGCCTGGTCCTCCACTGATGCAGCAGATAGTCCTAGGATACCCAGGGACTCTGCCGTGTTGAGGAGGAGGACGGTGTTTAGTCATGGTGCGTTGGACAGCAGCAGTTGTCCCAGCCCCATCAGTGCGGATCTGTCCGACTGTCTGAGTGTATTTGGATCCACTGGATCCCATAGCTCCGCATCTACTGACGGCACAGAGGGAGAACATGTCACAGTAGAGGAACAAAGACTTGGGGTTTCAGAGGGGACAACTGATACTTTGAATTTCCATAATTCTCAACTCCTCCAAACGTTAGCACCACGTGTAATGATACCATTGATTCAGGAGTCAGTGTGTTGCGAATACTATTTTGAAACGCAGTCAGTCAGTACAGAAGGTTTGCTGAAGGTAGCTATTGATGATCCAGGCTTTCGCAACAATCAAAGTAGTGCTGTCTCATCAGAGCTTCCTTCGCACAGATCCACATGTGCTCCAACCATTGACCATAAGACTCAATGCATCCCATCAACATTGGAGGCTGCAATGTTCCATGGGCATCAGATGCAGCAGGTCACATTACCTAAAACTGAAGGTAACATGTTGAATGAGACATCGGACATCGAAAGTGCCCCAAAGAATCCTTCTGGAGATAATGAACTATTCAATGTAGATGGAGACATGGAAGAAGTCAGAGATGAGGAGTTTTGTGAAGCTAGCAATACCAAAGACATATCAATTCAAAGTGAGTTTAAATTGCTGCAAAAGCTTGGAGCCAAAGTCACAGAGCAGAATTGTGTGTCACCAGAGCAGGAGTCTTTCAAAGTGTCTTGTACAAATTCCAGAAAGAGGAACAAAGGCCTGCAGGACAGTTTCATTGGCAGCTTGAAAATTCCAAAGAGGAGCAATGGAGGGAACTTTTTTACATTCTCCACTGTCAAGAACAGCCAGGAAGTTATTTGGCCAGATGACAACAATAACACTAGTGAATTAAAAGACAAACAAACTTCCTTTGCAGACAAACTAAATCTGGGCTGCAATGAAGGTAACTTCAAACGAGATACCTCAGCTTTAGTAGCAATGTCAGTGTCTGTGCACATATCCCAAGAAAATCTCTCCCCATGTGACCATAAAACCATTGACACAGATAGCCAGAAAGGGACTCCTTTGGGAGAGAATGCAGTTATTGTAAAGATAAGAGAAGTAAATCAAGGTGAAGAAATAGAAGTTCAAAGGCAGGGTGAAAAGCTGATCTCAGATAGCAAGAGAAGATACGTAGAAAATGGTAGATGGGGACCTCACCATGGGGACAATAACTGTAGTCCAATAGACCAGCGAATCTCAGAGGTGGTAAAGGAGCATATGAGGATGTCAGTTATAGATGGGGATGAAGAAAACAGTAACAGTGAACTGGAGAGTCAAAATAGTCAAAGCCTTAATGCCTTGCCAACAAGTAATCCTAACAAATGTGATTCACGAAAGGATGTACAAGCAGTTAATAATCATCTAGTAAATGTCCCACTGAGGAGCATTAAGCCTGTCTCTTGTTCAACATCAGAAAAGTCTCTTATCTGTTTTGAGAAGCTAAAGATGGACAACATGACAGACATAGAAAATCTAAACCATGGAAAAGTTCTTAGACACTCTACTTCCCTCATATTAATTTCCATGAATCAACCAAGTTTCATGACCAAAGAGAATGATTCAGACAGTACGACAAAGATCCCCTCAGAGTCCGAGTTAAGTCAGACCATTCAAAAGAAAGTAAGAGAAGTGCAACTGAAACATGGAATAACTGATGTTGACAAGGGTCAGGATGCTTCTGGCTGTTCTGTCATAACACCAAATGATCAAGCAAGTGTCAATTCTGGTGCCGCATTGTTCACTGTAAAAAGCCATGAGATCAAATTAAGTCTGGCATTGAACAACCAAGGGCAACCTGAATACATCAACAATCCTGTACTGCTACCAATGGGACATTCTTCAGGGTCTACTTTCACTTCCACCGTACCCAAAGAATGCTTAGTTTCTCAAGGGAAAAGGTTTGAAAGAGATGTCCCTTTTCCGCATATGGGGAACATAAAGAAACAAACAGGTCCTGAGAAGTATCATCCTCATCTTACCTGTCTTGGTGATAATGATAAACAAACTGTCAACCAGGCTGGTTCACCTCAGCAAACCCTGAAACCTAGTGCTCTACAACCTCTCCAGAACTGCCCAGGAACAATGTCCTCAGTGACTACGCCACCGAATAAGGCCTTTGCACATGCAAGGGACATCATAATGGATTCAGAGGTTCAAGGCAAAAACAAGAACCACTGCAAATTGATCTCCTCAACAGGTGCAGGTGGACAACTTTACCTAAAGGATCGTCATCGGCATGCAGCTGCATATTCACTCTCTAACAAAGGCAGACTTCAACGTACACCAGAAAACATTGAAAAGCACCACAACAGTCAGATACTCTCAAATAATCCACAGTCTGTCGATGCTATAAAAACGGTGACTGTCAGTCTTCATCGTGACAATTTATGTGAATCACAGAAGCTAGAGGAGAAAGACAGAAATCACACTGAGGTCAGAAAAGAGTTCCAAAGAGACACTCCTTATGCCACAAATCTCAGTCAGGAACTACCACAGTCAAAGTGCTCATCTGAAACTCAGGTAGACACATTTCATAACACTTGTGTAACCGTCAATCCTGATCCTAAAAATAAACATCCCAGTGTAAAACACAACAAATGCCATGTTGAAAAATGGCTGAAGGCTCAGTGCAATGTGAGAAACTTTGCCTCGGACAATACCAAAGATTGCCAAATGGCTAAAAATGAAGAGGGGTCAATGACTGATAAACCACTGACAAAGTCTCCTGTAACCTTGTTTGACGTACCAAGTGAAATGAATAGTATTGGATCTTCTACATCCCAAAGAACACAGGGAAGTAGTGATGCTAATATGAAGATATTGCGTGACATTTGCGGAGATATCATGTCCAGAAAGGGAAATACCAAAACATCTAATTGCAGGCAACCCCATCAGTTCAGTGGTAGTAGTGTTGTTCATTGCAAAAAGGGAAAGTCCAAGAGGTTCAGAAGGTCCAAAGTCCAGGCACCTCCTAGCTCCTCCTCTGACTCCAAACTCAAGTCTTCCTCAGACGAAGAACAGAAAATCACTCACAGGTTGCATCGAAGCAGGTCTTCATCAACAAGAATGAAGTCTGAATCTCCAACTAATGGGAAACTAGAGGTCAGTCAATGCAATGGTGCAGCAATTCCTCCAGTGAAAAGACAATCACCACAGTCAAAAGACAATCACACTATGGAGGCTTGTACTGTCCGGACCACGGGTGAATATGATGAAAAAGCTGGAGTTGGCATCAATTTGGGTCAGAAAGAACACAGCCTCAATGGGCAATCAGTACATGCTCTTGCAATGGAGAAAAGGACCAATCGGGAGAAAATAATGTCTTCCAGTATCAAAGAAACTGAGATGTCACACTACACACCAAGGCCTCAGGATTCGCCAATGCATTTTGCCTCCAGCGACGTCAATCCCTTTGTTCACCAATGGCAAGAAGAAGAGCCAAACCAAAGGTGCTACAAGAACCAGGTGTTTGGAAGTGCTGCTGACATATCTTGCAAATCACCCATGCTGGATTCCACTGACAAACGCATCACTAGATGCTGCAGTGTCGACAACGGTTTAAACTTACAGAACTGTCCTTTCAACTCCCACCTGAGCACTTACGCCAACAACAAGGGACTATCCAGCACCCTGAGCAGCATGGAGGAAGATTTAAAAGATCAAACGTCCCCCAAAGCCCATCTGAAAGGACATACTAACCAAGCCTCTAGTATTGACGATCACAATCAACCACTGATCCGGACCATGAGTTGTAACTCTTCTTCTTGCAACGATGTATCTGGAGATCCTGGTAACAGCTCTGGCCAGGTGGATGAGATCATGTTGGTCTACTCCTCAGAGCGGGAGTCTCAATGTAACGGGTTTCAGAGTCCTGAAACACACACCACATGTGACCACAGCACCCAGACAACCATGACTCAAGAAACCATGACTCAGACAACGATCAACCATAGTGATCTACAGAGGAGAAACAACCATCACAGAAGGAGCAGCACTCAGGTACCAGTGTCTCAGAAGAATACAGAGGCCAGTAGAAAGACCACCACATGGGCCAGCCTTCAAAACATGTCTGAGCATCTCTCTCAGCTGATACATAACACTTCCGATCTTCTGGGAAATGTTCAGGGTATGAGGTCTGGCGATAGCCTCAAACATAGTCCGATAAGAAATGTTAAATCTTCATCTCATCTGTACTCCTCCAAAGATTGGACCAAGATAGACTGCTCAACCCAAACTGCAGTAGATATTGGGATCCAGACTGAAAGGACTCCGTCTACAGAGAGGTCCAAAGCTCAtgaagttaatgtgatagtcAAAGTGATTGGCTCAGAAGTTCTCAATGTGTCACAAGAGAAAGAGCTCCCCCTTCAACATCAACTCAAGAACAGGCCGGATGATAGGATTCAGAGCATGCCTGACCTGCGACTCAATGGCTCCACTGTTAACAAGAGATATATCTTGGAACCACAGAGTGTCCCTCACAAAGTGCCTTCTCTGGAGACTGTTGTCCAACGTCACAGCCATTCAAAACCTGCTGTTCATTGTAGAAGCAATGAGGACTGCAAACCTGAGAGAGTGAACTTCTCCAAAAGCTTGGGAGTCTCTGAAGTCTGCAATAATTTGTCAGAAATACTCAGACCAGACAGCCATAACGTCTTGAGAAGGAGTGACCCGGGAATAGGCTGTAAAAAACAAGTGAGCTCCACAGACCGTGCATGCTCACCCATTCTCACTGTGGGTCCCAGGACTGGTTCCAACCAGAGCAGTAGAAAGTCTTTACAGAGTCTCAAAGAACAACAGAAGTTTGAGATGCAAAATAGAAGTAAAGAACACATTTCGGACCGAAAAGATTGCCAGTCAACACCTTGTTTAAATTTCAGCGAACACAAAACATGCATATCTTTCACAAAGAATGATAAGATATCAGGACATGACTCCCTTTATCTTTCTGGGAAGCCTTGTAATGTCTCCACCACAAAATCAACGGGATCAATATCTCTCGAGAATGTGAGTGCCCTCAGCCATTCAAGCCCAAAAGGGTCTGATGGACGCTCAGAAAGTCTTAGTTCGTCCATTGATAAATACATCCACAATGAAACCAGGATTGTCAGCCACGAAGAAGAAAGGGCAATGAGCACATGGCACAAAACCAGCCAAAGTCCAAGATGGTCTCTTCCTTCTGTTCTAAGCAGTAATGGAGTCACTATACCGAACCACACCTCTCTCACCTTCAGACAGACTGGTGTGTCCAAACAGGAGGAGAAATCCATCTCTACTTTTGGAGATCAACTAAGCCACAGGAGACATTCAATAGACTACCACCACTGTAGACCATCAGAGGGTCCAGTAGATTGCTTCAGTGGTACTTATGAACATTCCCCTCTCAGTGACAACACCATCCAGGTTCAGGAGGATGACATGGTGTCATTGGCCCCAAGCGAGTGCAATACAGACGTCCTAGTGAACATCAACCCAGTCACCCACACTTCCAACTTCCAACACTCCCCACAGCAGCGAGATCGCCAGTGTCTCCCTGAGGACCTACCTGTGCACAACAAGTTCACCAACTGGTCCGGCATCAGCCAGCATCCATCTGATAGAGGACAGATCAGTAGTTCAATGAAACCAGCCATATATCTACCCACTGGTCACAAAGCACAGAGGAACCAGCCAGAGTGGTCCAGTCTGAGTCCAGAGTCCATGTTCCAGAAGGACAGGAAGacgagggagatagagaggctgCGTAAGGAGCGAGAGCAGGTCATGTCTACAGTCCAACTGAACATGAACCCTCATCAGCTGACCGTGGAGCTGACTGAAGCAAAGCTACACTACGGtctgggagagacagacatgcTATTGAAGATCCTAACATCTGGAGAAACCAAGGAGGAGGAACCATCCGCTGTCCCTACGAAACAGCAGCTCTATGACCG GCACCGGAGGAGCATCAACGGTTTGAGGCAGGAGAGGGACGCTCGGCTTCAGACCTGTCGTCGGGCTCGCAGCCTCAGCCCCAGCAAACATAACTACCCCCATTCCCCTCCTCAATCCCAATCCCCGTCTCACCTCCGATCCCCTCCTCAAAAAGCCATATCCTCCTCCAGGATTTCAACCTTGCCTAGCCAACGCAGAGAGTACCTCCAACAGCTCCGCCAAGAAGAAGTGGAGGGCAGTAG GATCCCAGATCCACCCAGAGGAGAGGGTCATTATCCCTCTGAGATAGAGCAGCTGCTGCGGGACTATGGCCGTGCCCGTGAGGAGGCCAGGACAGAAATAGCGCGCGCAAGGGAACGGCTGCgtgagaggacagagcaggagaaGAGACGTCTCCAGCAACAGGCTCTGTCTCAGGTGGTCAAG GATGACTTGCGGTATCGGACCAGAGTCAGCAACAGTACACTGTGCACTGGGTCGAGTCTGAGCCTATCATCTGGACCAACCTCTGGCTACAACAGTGGAAACACAGCTCAGTTGAGGGACGGCAGTAGACCCTCACTGACACTGCAG